Proteins encoded together in one Pseudomonadota bacterium window:
- a CDS encoding universal stress protein — MNKILIAVDDTKSAKEIFGKCSEMCKCMSPSEVNLVYVEMFEGRSLMDDMLGDAELSTLRNVLEGSEYKNTLDVKAHKILDYYKAAMEGNGCSAKIKKTVRSGHPADEIIKVAQESKADMIIIGSRGKNVSKMFMGSVSREVANNAEIPVLIMR, encoded by the coding sequence ATGAATAAGATTCTCATCGCAGTAGATGACACGAAGAGCGCTAAGGAAATTTTTGGTAAATGCAGCGAGATGTGCAAGTGTATGTCGCCTTCCGAAGTAAACCTTGTGTATGTGGAGATGTTTGAAGGAAGATCTTTGATGGATGATATGCTGGGTGATGCCGAACTTTCAACACTCAGGAATGTCCTTGAGGGGTCGGAATACAAAAACACTTTGGATGTAAAAGCACATAAAATACTTGATTACTATAAAGCGGCCATGGAAGGCAATGGCTGCAGTGCAAAAATAAAGAAAACCGTCAGGTCCGGGCATCCTGCTGACGAAATCATCAAAGTTGCCCAGGAGAGCAAGGCTGATATGATTATTATCGGTTCCCGCGGCAAAAATGTCTCTAAAATGTTCATGGGAAGCGTCAGTCGGGAGGTTGCCAATAATGCGGAGATTCCGGTGCTTATCATGCGCTAG
- a CDS encoding Smr/MutS family protein, giving the protein MKSYRKDKHGIRIFKGAENINSRLMGDESDSTEKEPGFAELLKSCDIPLPCPDALTEKHQQAESLSKSTYPAQPQAEIDLHGFTAAEALIKTEAFIHTARGNGLREIRIITGKGLHSQGKAVLPDAVEGKLQELRQRKLVNSFKWEKSSKERSGSVIVSLGK; this is encoded by the coding sequence ATGAAATCTTACAGAAAAGATAAGCACGGAATACGTATATTTAAAGGGGCAGAAAATATCAATTCCCGCCTTATGGGTGATGAGAGTGACAGCACAGAGAAGGAACCCGGGTTTGCGGAGCTTCTCAAATCCTGCGACATCCCTTTGCCCTGTCCGGATGCCTTAACTGAAAAACATCAACAAGCCGAATCTTTGTCGAAAAGCACCTACCCCGCCCAACCGCAGGCGGAAATTGATCTGCATGGATTCACTGCTGCTGAAGCGCTGATCAAAACCGAAGCATTTATCCATACGGCCAGAGGCAATGGCTTGAGGGAGATCAGGATTATTACCGGCAAGGGGTTGCATTCCCAGGGCAAGGCGGTTTTGCCGGATGCGGTTGAGGGCAAACTGCAGGAACTCAGACAGAGAAAGCTTGTTAATTCTTTTAAGTGGGAAAAAAGCAGCAAAGAACGGAGCGGGTCAGTGATCGTCTCCCTGGGAAAATAA
- a CDS encoding HAD family hydrolase, translating into MMTHLKPKTSLLASDLDGTVIPFEPGPERDAEIQEFNRLMADNEHVGLAYVTGRHLELALAGVSQYRLPVPDIFVCDVGTTIYLREGKNWVVDQEFRNRLKTSWKGFSGSDIARILRGIKGLTPQEAEKQKEFKQSYYVPVTLDYREMAIRIKDRLAGKNVRANVIYSVGCQNNIGLVDVLPQRAAKDYALAYLWRKLGLKKERVVYAGDSGNDLLAFVSGFNAVVVANASGTVKEEVRRLTGDKGIADKVFFASERYVKGVMEGCFHFKLFSQGDDH; encoded by the coding sequence ATGATGACGCACCTCAAGCCAAAGACCTCCCTGCTGGCAAGCGACCTGGACGGAACGGTCATTCCTTTTGAACCCGGACCGGAAAGGGATGCCGAGATTCAGGAATTCAACCGGTTGATGGCAGACAATGAACATGTTGGTCTGGCATATGTCACCGGCAGACATCTGGAACTGGCCCTTGCGGGGGTTTCGCAATACCGGTTGCCGGTACCGGACATTTTTGTCTGTGACGTCGGGACAACGATTTATCTCCGCGAGGGGAAAAACTGGGTGGTTGATCAGGAGTTTCGAAATCGGCTCAAGACTTCCTGGAAAGGATTTTCTGGAAGCGATATTGCTCGAATTCTTCGGGGAATTAAAGGGTTAACTCCTCAGGAAGCCGAGAAACAGAAGGAATTCAAGCAGAGTTATTATGTTCCTGTCACCCTTGATTATCGGGAAATGGCTATCCGGATAAAGGACCGCCTTGCCGGAAAAAATGTCCGGGCCAACGTCATTTACAGCGTTGGTTGCCAGAATAATATCGGCCTTGTTGATGTGCTGCCGCAGCGGGCGGCAAAAGACTATGCGTTAGCCTATTTATGGCGGAAGCTCGGATTGAAGAAAGAGCGGGTGGTGTATGCCGGAGATTCGGGCAATGACTTGTTGGCGTTTGTCAGCGGCTTTAATGCGGTTGTTGTGGCAAATGCATCCGGGACGGTAAAAGAGGAAGTCCGGCGACTGACAGGGGATAAAGGCATTGCCGATAAGGTGTTTTTTGCATCGGAAAGATACGTTAAAGGGGTTATGGAAGGTTGTTTTCATTTCAAATTATTTTCCCAGGGAGACGATCACTGA
- a CDS encoding SAM-dependent methyltransferase, with translation MVNKEWTIGKLLSTSTAFWKGCALQAGVRLDVFTIIGDQCRSLSFIAEKIGADQRGCEYLLNALSAMGLLNKKASIYVNSPAALEFLCKDSKKYIGYIILHHHHILDGWAQLDKAVITGKPVETRSYGEEIERESFLMGMFNLAMGNAPVVAAQTDLSGKKRLLDLGGGPGTYAIHFCKENPELNAVIFDRPTTEPFARKTVTSFGLGERIDFAGGDINFDSITGGPYDVAWLSHILHSNGPDECQDMINKTVGAMEPGGLIMIHEFILDNNKDAPEFAALFSINMLINNPAGRSYSEEELTSMLETAGVRDIYRHPFKSPNDSAILCGIK, from the coding sequence CTGGTAAATAAGGAATGGACTATTGGAAAATTGCTCAGCACCTCAACAGCGTTCTGGAAAGGCTGCGCTTTACAGGCAGGAGTCAGGCTTGATGTATTTACAATCATAGGCGATCAGTGCAGGAGCCTCTCATTTATTGCAGAAAAAATCGGTGCCGATCAGCGAGGTTGCGAGTATCTGCTCAATGCCTTGTCGGCAATGGGCTTATTGAACAAAAAAGCTTCGATCTATGTTAATTCACCAGCCGCCTTGGAATTTCTTTGCAAGGATTCAAAAAAATATATCGGCTATATCATTTTACATCATCATCATATTCTTGATGGCTGGGCACAACTGGATAAAGCGGTTATTACCGGAAAGCCGGTTGAAACAAGATCCTACGGTGAGGAGATTGAGCGCGAAAGCTTTCTTATGGGCATGTTTAATCTGGCCATGGGAAACGCGCCTGTGGTCGCTGCCCAGACAGACCTTTCCGGGAAAAAACGGCTCCTCGACCTGGGCGGTGGTCCCGGCACCTATGCCATTCATTTCTGTAAGGAAAATCCAGAGCTCAATGCGGTTATTTTCGATCGCCCGACCACAGAGCCTTTTGCGCGGAAAACAGTAACCAGTTTCGGACTTGGCGAACGGATTGATTTTGCGGGTGGCGATATTAATTTCGATTCGATTACCGGCGGCCCGTACGATGTTGCCTGGCTTTCGCATATACTGCACAGCAACGGCCCGGATGAATGTCAGGACATGATAAATAAAACCGTTGGTGCAATGGAGCCAGGCGGCCTGATCATGATTCATGAGTTCATCCTTGATAATAACAAGGATGCCCCGGAGTTTGCGGCGCTGTTTTCAATCAACATGCTGATCAATAATCCGGCGGGAAGGTCCTATTCCGAAGAAGAATTAACCTCAATGCTGGAAACCGCCGGGGTCAGAGATATTTACCGGCATCCATTCAAGAGCCCTAATGATTCTGCAATTCTCTGCGGGATAAAATGA
- the sbtA gene encoding selenobiotic family radical SAM modification target peptide: MDSKNLKKILAGLGIASLLAGAAFSITGCTKTGKSA; this comes from the coding sequence ATGGATTCAAAAAATCTGAAGAAAATCCTTGCCGGACTTGGTATCGCAAGCCTGTTGGCCGGAGCAGCTTTTTCCATTACCGGTTGCACGAAAACAGGCAAAAGCGCTTGA
- the sbtM gene encoding selenobiotic family peptide radical SAM maturase, whose protein sequence is MQETLKKTLDTIFPLCKATLPAKDWKSVVEECGPDFEPEKFLNTLSFQAGDDDKNLLPDLARLELAAHAAENTAVATNPESISINPSLHLLEISWQKLLPLLNKVHPDDQDRESEMILVWKLQHSGEVVMRPAIETDLLALKIIIEEIPPESLISGSDLSVGSVDQTLKEAVRKGILLSPGSKIRRDPLFLKAGPAFDAYQTAEVFTLQWHITQQCDLSCKHCYDRSDRAPMPLEYGLIVLDQMRAFCLENYVDGQVSFSGGNPLLYPYFHELYRAAVDRGLGVAILGNPTPKQAMERIIAIRKPAFYQISLEGLEKQNDSIRGAGHFKRALKFLALLKELEIYSMVMLTLTQDNMGEVLPLAEFLRNKTDHFTFNRLSRVGEGANLVSAHRDRFKEFLADYLVAAGKNPILGLKDNLFNILQFQKGLPPLDGCAGYGCGAAFNFLTVLPDGEVHACRKFPSLIGNIFDQSLGDIYFSGGAQRYRNGCTDCSDCPIRPACGGCLAIAHSAGHDVFTERDPYCFIESG, encoded by the coding sequence GTGCAGGAGACATTAAAAAAAACCCTTGATACAATTTTTCCGCTCTGCAAAGCAACCCTTCCCGCTAAAGACTGGAAGAGTGTTGTAGAAGAATGCGGACCGGACTTTGAGCCGGAAAAATTCCTGAACACTCTCTCTTTCCAGGCGGGCGACGACGATAAAAATTTATTACCGGATCTCGCCCGTCTGGAGCTTGCAGCCCACGCAGCTGAAAACACTGCGGTGGCAACCAATCCAGAATCGATTTCCATCAATCCATCTCTCCATCTGCTGGAAATATCCTGGCAAAAACTCCTGCCCCTGCTGAACAAAGTTCATCCCGATGACCAAGACAGGGAAAGCGAGATGATTCTTGTCTGGAAGCTGCAACACTCCGGTGAGGTTGTGATGCGGCCGGCCATTGAAACCGACCTGTTAGCGCTTAAAATTATCATTGAAGAAATCCCTCCGGAATCATTAATTTCCGGAAGTGATCTTTCTGTGGGCTCGGTGGACCAGACATTGAAAGAAGCCGTCCGCAAAGGAATTCTGCTGTCCCCGGGATCAAAAATACGCCGGGATCCCCTTTTTCTTAAAGCTGGACCTGCTTTTGACGCATATCAAACCGCTGAAGTTTTTACCCTGCAATGGCATATAACTCAGCAATGCGATCTCAGCTGCAAACATTGTTATGACCGAAGCGACCGAGCTCCCATGCCTCTTGAATACGGCTTGATAGTTCTTGACCAGATGCGCGCTTTTTGCCTGGAAAATTACGTCGATGGCCAGGTGTCCTTTTCCGGCGGCAACCCCCTGCTTTATCCCTATTTCCACGAGTTATACCGGGCTGCGGTGGACAGGGGCCTGGGCGTTGCAATCCTCGGAAACCCGACGCCGAAACAGGCAATGGAAAGAATTATTGCCATCAGAAAACCGGCCTTTTACCAGATCAGCCTTGAAGGCCTTGAAAAACAAAACGACTCCATCCGGGGGGCCGGACATTTCAAGCGTGCCCTCAAGTTTCTTGCGCTTCTGAAAGAACTTGAGATCTATTCCATGGTCATGCTCACTCTCACCCAAGACAATATGGGTGAAGTCCTGCCGCTGGCGGAGTTTTTAAGGAACAAAACCGATCATTTCACCTTCAACCGCCTTTCCCGGGTGGGCGAAGGTGCCAACCTGGTCTCAGCCCACCGTGACCGATTCAAGGAATTCCTGGCTGATTATCTGGTTGCAGCGGGGAAAAATCCCATTCTCGGCCTCAAGGACAACCTCTTTAATATTCTGCAATTTCAGAAAGGCTTGCCCCCCCTTGACGGTTGTGCCGGTTACGGTTGCGGCGCGGCTTTCAACTTTCTCACCGTCCTGCCTGATGGCGAGGTGCATGCCTGCAGAAAATTTCCATCTCTGATCGGCAATATTTTTGATCAATCCTTAGGTGACATCTATTTTTCTGGAGGCGCCCAGCGCTACAGAAACGGCTGCACAGACTGCAGCGACTGCCCGATCCGCCCGGCCTGCGGCGGCTGCCTTGCCATTGCCCATAGTGCCGGGCATGATGTTTTCACAGAGCGTGACCCGTATTGTTTTATCGAATCAGGATGA
- a CDS encoding M23 family metallopeptidase — translation MKKSFFSNNFIGLNRLDDCGFKAWIFEPGMLIAAEDQWWGDSAKRSVPHEGLDIVCFVDANNRRHPLPQKARVPALFDGEIVLVMDDFLGQSVFIRHLFQEERGTLYSIYGHVVLLEHLCIGSMIREGDCIGMINHDKAVKCPPHLHVSVAIIPDAINPEQLSWKKISETREITILDPLDLFPAAHVVVQQ, via the coding sequence ATGAAAAAATCATTTTTCAGCAATAATTTCATTGGGTTGAATCGTCTGGATGATTGCGGTTTCAAGGCATGGATTTTTGAGCCCGGGATGCTTATTGCTGCTGAGGATCAATGGTGGGGTGATTCCGCCAAACGGTCTGTACCCCATGAAGGCCTGGATATTGTCTGTTTTGTCGACGCAAACAACAGGAGACATCCCTTGCCGCAAAAGGCTCGTGTTCCGGCGCTTTTTGATGGAGAGATTGTCCTGGTCATGGATGATTTCTTAGGGCAGTCGGTATTTATAAGGCATTTGTTTCAAGAAGAACGCGGGACTCTGTACAGTATTTACGGTCATGTCGTATTGTTGGAGCATTTATGCATCGGCAGCATGATACGGGAAGGAGATTGTATAGGAATGATCAACCATGACAAGGCAGTAAAATGCCCACCGCATCTTCATGTTTCCGTAGCCATTATCCCTGATGCAATAAACCCCGAGCAGTTGTCCTGGAAGAAAATATCTGAAACCCGTGAGATAACGATCCTTGACCCGCTGGATTTATTTCCTGCGGCCCATGTTGTGGTTCAGCAATAG
- a CDS encoding type 1 glutamine amidotransferase, translating to MELKGKKIIVLVENLYNDREFWYPYYRLKEAGARVTVVGPETGRVYNGAAGIPAVAEQSAGQINPDEYDGLVIPGGYAPDHMRRHPAMVKLVRDMVEKDKLVAAICHAGWMLASAKVLQGRTVTCFFAIKDDVVHAGATFVDEAVVVDGKLVTSRTPDDLPAFLRAIIAVLVA from the coding sequence ATGGAATTAAAAGGCAAAAAAATAATAGTCCTTGTGGAAAATCTCTATAACGACCGGGAATTCTGGTACCCCTACTACCGGCTGAAAGAGGCCGGGGCCAGGGTAACGGTTGTGGGTCCGGAAACCGGCAGGGTCTATAACGGCGCCGCAGGCATTCCAGCGGTAGCGGAGCAGTCGGCCGGGCAGATTAATCCTGATGAATATGACGGGCTGGTCATACCCGGGGGATATGCGCCGGATCATATGCGTCGGCATCCGGCCATGGTGAAACTGGTCAGGGACATGGTTGAAAAAGACAAGTTGGTTGCGGCGATCTGCCATGCGGGATGGATGCTGGCCTCTGCCAAAGTGCTTCAGGGTCGGACCGTCACCTGTTTTTTTGCTATCAAGGATGACGTGGTGCATGCCGGAGCAACCTTTGTGGATGAAGCGGTGGTGGTTGACGGAAAGCTTGTTACCAGCAGGACGCCGGATGATCTGCCGGCCTTTCTCAGGGCGATAATTGCTGTACTGGTTGCATGA
- a CDS encoding zinc ribbon domain-containing protein, whose translation MSLKTIAIAVGFFSLIMGLLTYDTEIPTSPVPVVSGALVILLAVFGLIPELKKCPSCNKKNLKKATTCRHCGVLFHQDTEK comes from the coding sequence ATGTCACTTAAGACCATAGCTATTGCTGTAGGCTTTTTTTCACTCATTATGGGTTTGCTCACCTATGACACCGAAATCCCAACATCTCCCGTACCGGTTGTTTCCGGCGCACTTGTCATACTCCTGGCTGTTTTCGGCCTAATCCCGGAACTGAAAAAATGTCCGTCCTGCAATAAGAAGAATTTAAAAAAAGCAACTACCTGCAGACATTGCGGCGTCTTGTTTCATCAGGATACAGAAAAGTAA